A region of the Chlamydia felis Fe/C-56 genome:
GGTTTCGAATCTATGCACGCGGATTGGGAAAATAACATTCAACCACGTATCGCAGGACAAACAGGAGAACAAGGAACTTACAATCACCTGCTTATGAGCATGAAGTTTAAAACGACTGTGCTCTATGGTCCGTGGAATTCTAAAGAATCTAGTGGAAATTATACGCCCTCCGTATGGCGTCGAGGAACCAAATGTGACTCTGGACCTATATGGGGCGACGTTGGAGGTTTGAAAGGAATCAACTGGAACAATTTCCAAAAACCGGAAGAAAGTACGGCCTTCTCAAGAGAAACGGCATCTGCTACACAACCTCAGACTGGTCCATACACTCCACCTGTGATCAATGTTAACCTTGGAGGCATCAGTACCAATGTAAATGTTACTGGGGGAACAACAACTACTACTGTTAGCTCAACATCTTCGCAGCCTACAGACACTTCTGGTGGCAGGGTTTCTCATGATCAGAGTACGGATACTTCAGAATTCGATGAAGTGGGTACTCCTGGTGAAGACCAGCAAGAAGTATACGACTTTGATGAGGTAGACTCTCTAAGCACCACAAGCCTCAAACACGAAGACGAATTATTCTTCGAAAGTGAAGGTGAGGGTGAGCCTAGCTTAGACCCCCTACCTCCTGGGCCACCAGCCGCACCTCAAGAAGCACCTCCACCTCCAGCCGCACCTCCAGCAGCTGCTCAAGGTGGTGTCAATATTTCAGGAATGCCCGTAGATACTTTAAAAGATATACTAGCCAATGCCCGTCAGCATTTAGATACCGTCTATGATCAAAATGGAGCACACCACGAAGGCAACCAGGACTTGGGTACTGTAATCAGAACTTCTGAAAACGGAACATACCAACCCACAATATTATTGAATAAACACCAGGCTGATGGTGGAACTAGTGTTCAAGGAGGAGGAGGCCTAGACAATGATGAAGGAAGTGAATTAGGAAATATCTTAAGTCATGTCCGACAACACTTAGACGTTGTCTATCCTGCAGGAGGCGGTGGAGAGGCTATCTCTGCAAATCAGAATCTTGGTGACGTCATCAGGGATGTTCAATCAGGAAACACTCCAAAACCTACACAACCCGAGGGAGTATTTACAGCCAGACGCGTGGATATCGGTGGTGATGAAGACACCACAACACAGGGAGCTCAAGGAGGCGAAGGGACATTCTTTGCACAACGTGTAAATCTCGATGAGAATGGGAATATCGTTGGCAACTCAAGAACCGAACCTGGATCACGAGCGAGTCGTTTAATGGGAGCGTCATCTGGCGAAGGCCCTGGAGAATTAGAGCATTTATTACAAAAATTAAGAGCTCACCTAGACAATTCGTTCGATCAACAAGGGAATCTAATCACTCCTC
Encoded here:
- the tarP gene encoding type III secretion system actin-recruiting effector Tarp; this encodes MTFPINNPVTTNVTTTTSTTPVVTTSTSFGGHVVSTTGTGNVETTAQTVSTAADQAVSQAEADPGAVIFTTERNVSSTTPSTGGAAATATAANLVGSRILGIGRGRTESTSSSDSSISDTSSSSSLQGAGGATGGTQEASSDVDLGDLAGLRGSEATEGAARPDGPGGLPSMALPKYDPTNKASIIKFLSTPSVQAKLQTKAGHIVFMDEARGSFIFVRNGDWNTAESIAVTNGKTKEPITDIKDLEMCIAKFCVGFESMHADWENNIQPRIAGQTGEQGTYNHLLMSMKFKTTVLYGPWNSKESSGNYTPSVWRRGTKCDSGPIWGDVGGLKGINWNNFQKPEESTAFSRETASATQPQTGPYTPPVINVNLGGISTNVNVTGGTTTTTVSSTSSQPTDTSGGRVSHDQSTDTSEFDEVGTPGEDQQEVYDFDEVDSLSTTSLKHEDELFFESEGEGEPSLDPLPPGPPAAPQEAPPPPAAPPAAAQGGVNISGMPVDTLKDILANARQHLDTVYDQNGAHHEGNQDLGTVIRTSENGTYQPTILLNKHQADGGTSVQGGGGLDNDEGSELGNILSHVRQHLDVVYPAGGGGEAISANQNLGDVIRDVQSGNTPKPTQPEGVFTARRVDIGGDEDTTTQGAQGGEGTFFAQRVNLDENGNIVGNSRTEPGSRASRLMGASSGEGPGELEHLLQKLRAHLDNSFDQQGNLITPQNTNVGRLIKAFQERTGSGGIVGPAPMQATVIASSPTIQQLPSTETLQQPQTAETISSNAAPDLYAAAGNVADSLSNLLQAATPPVGQTVTSPAITQGTATSMPVAGSRQTATTLTGESPSGIPQAAANVTQTLSNVTQKLLLFEKGRRLQEALNSADTPTQGQKLFDAAKQTTAQLSKMIYRATGAPPPPQRSSSLPK